A DNA window from Christiangramia salexigens contains the following coding sequences:
- a CDS encoding NAD(P)H-binding protein, whose product MQSDKTAIILGATGLTGSILLEKLVQDERYRKIKVFTRRHVALKDPKIEEYLVELFEIERLSGLFTADEVYCCIGTTKSKTPDKEVYRNIDFGIPATVAKLCKQNKIPSFLVMSSMGANAESKIFYNRIKGEMEGAVLEQRIPNTYILQPSLIAGQRPESRPMEYIGKKFMSVIDHFLVGKLEKYRSIDPETIAKTMIYLANNDYPAGRLESDQIKYISEKF is encoded by the coding sequence ATGCAAAGCGATAAAACAGCTATCATATTGGGTGCTACGGGACTAACCGGTAGTATTCTGCTGGAAAAACTGGTTCAGGACGAGCGCTATAGAAAAATAAAGGTTTTTACCAGGAGGCATGTCGCCCTGAAAGACCCAAAGATCGAAGAATATTTAGTAGAGCTTTTCGAAATCGAAAGACTTTCCGGACTGTTCACTGCAGATGAGGTATATTGTTGTATAGGCACTACTAAAAGTAAGACCCCGGATAAGGAAGTATACAGAAATATTGATTTTGGTATCCCAGCCACGGTGGCAAAGCTCTGTAAACAAAATAAGATCCCAAGTTTTTTAGTAATGTCTTCGATGGGTGCAAATGCCGAAAGCAAGATCTTTTACAACCGTATCAAAGGGGAGATGGAAGGTGCTGTTCTAGAACAAAGAATACCGAATACTTATATTTTACAACCTTCTCTTATTGCAGGGCAAAGACCGGAATCGAGGCCAATGGAATATATAGGGAAAAAATTCATGAGCGTAATAGATCATTTTCTCGTGGGTAAACTGGAAAAATATCGCAGTATTGATCCCGAAACTATCGCTAAAACAATGATCTATCTGGCAAATAATGATTATCCTGCAGGAAGGCTGGAATCTGACCAGATCAAATACATTTCA